From the genome of Halobacteriovorax marinus SJ:
TGGCCCCAACACTATCTCCATAGAGAGTGGAGTAGCCAACACTTAATTCAGATTTATTAGATGTATTGAGAACCATGGAATTTCTCTGGTTAGACCTTGCGTAGAGGATGGCACCTCTGAGTCTACTTTGAATATTTTCATCACAAAGACCTTCCATCGGGTCTTTAAAGACATCTTGATATTGTGTTCTCAGTGAGCTGTGAGCAAATTTAATAGGGAAAGTCGTTAACTTTACGCCAATCTTCTTACACATTTCAAACGAGAGGTCGTAACTCATGGTTGCTGAGAAAAAGCCAGGCATGAAGATCGCCTCGAGGTTTTGATCTTCTTCAAGGGAGAGTTTCATTACAGCGAGGACAAGGGCCGAATCTATTCCACCGGAAAGGGCCACATCGAAATTCTTAAAGCCTGATTTTCTAGCATATTCTTGTATTCCAAAGCGCAGTGATTGCAGGATCTCTTCGCAGTCCTGATCGCTGAGCTCTGGGATGCGGTATTGTCCTTGTTCATTCTTAGTAATATTGGCCTTAAAGAGAGATTCCCATGAGTTCACTCTATCACTTAGGGCCCTCAGAGATTTTTCAACAGGTGAGAATTTACTCATCTCAATTTTTAAAATATCTGGTTGGTAGAATTTTGCACGGTGAGTGACACTACTTCCATTAACTACAAAACTAGAACCGTCGAAGAGAATTTCATCTTCTCCGCCAACTCTATTGGTATAGAAGAAAGGGCAACAAAATAATGTAGAGATCTCAGAGGCCCTAATGAGTCTGGTCTTATCTTTTCCTAGGTAAAAAGGGGATGCAGATAAGTTGATGACTCCATCGAGAGTGATATCTTCATTTTCTGTGAGTTCGTATAATTCTTTGACTGGGTCTGTGCTGTGCATACTGCTCATCCACATATCTTCGCAGATCAATAGACCAAATTTCTTGTCTCTAAATTGGTAAATACAGCTCTCACTACCAGCGCTAAAATACTTCTGCTCGTCGAAAATATCGTAATTTGGTAAGAGCTTCTTTGTGTAAATAGGTTCTAGGGGCTTTGGTCCAAATTCAAAAATAACATTTCTAATTCTTAACGGTAATCCCTCACTGTCCATCTCGTAGTCTAATCCACCTAGTAGCAGAGTAGGGTTCAACTTATCTTGCAGAGCGTTTAGTTTCTCTAAAAAGTCATTATAGCGCTCAATAAATGACCTTTGGAGGCAGAGGTCCTGTAGGGGATAGCCCGTTAAAAAGAGCTCGGGAAAGATAAAGAGCTCTCCACTTCCTTGATTGTCCCTCAATAAGTTTTCAATATATGTAAAAATGGCATCAAAATCGCCAATTGTATGGTGAGTTTGTTGGATGTTTATTTGCATGTCCGCGTCCTAAAAGGTAAATTCTCGCTTTGTATTTATCATATTTTAGACGAAAAAACAGTAGAGTGAAAAATGAAATTTGAAGGTCAAAAAGTTCTAGTTATTGGTGCGGGTCTTGCGGGCTGTGACGCAGCGATGTTCTTAGCATCTCGTGGTGTGAAAGTTGTACTCGTTGAGTGCAAAACTCTCTTCTTAAATCCAGCGCAAAAGATGAAAACCTACGCTGAGCTAGTATGTACCAATTCTTTAAAAAGTATGTCTCCTGATACTGGTCATGGACTCTTAAAATATGAAATGAATGCAATGGGCTCTTATATTCTATCTAAAGGGATGGAATACGCTGTTCCAGCGGGAGATGCTTTAGCCGTTAATAGAGAAGAGTTCTCGGCCGCAATCACTAAAGGGCTACACGAGCATGAAAATATTGAGATCTTTGCTGAAGAAGCCGCAAACCCTCTTGAGCTGCAAAAGAGATTTGAATGCGCTTATACAATTGTTGCCACTGGGCCTTTGACCACTGAAAAACTTGAAAAATGGCTGACTCAGGATCTTACAGAAGAGGATTTCTACTTCTACGACGCCATCGCTCCTGTTGTGGATGCCGATACACTGGATTATTCGAAGCTCTATTTCAAAGATCGTCACAAAGAGTTGAGTGAGGAAGAGGGAGAGTCTGCGGATTATCTAAACGCGCCAATGAATAAAGAGCAATATGAAGACTTTATTGCTGAGCTTGTTAATGCTCAGAAAGTTCCGGCCCAAAATTTTGAAGATTATAAATTCTTTGAGAGCTGTCTGCCGGTGGACATTATGGCCGAGCGAGGAGTCGATACTGCACGCTTCTCTTGTATGAAACCAATTGGTTTAGAAAAGAGTGACGGAACACTACCATATGCCTGTGTTCAATTAAGAAAAGAGAACTTACTTGGAAGTGCATTTAACTTAGTGGGCTTTCAAACAAGACTTACTTATAAAGAACAGGTGAGAGTATTTAGAAAGATCCCTGGTTTTGAAGAGGCGAGCTTTATTCACTTGGGTTCAGTTCACCGCAATAGTTTTTTGAATTCTAAAAAATTATTAAACTTCGATTTAAGCTCTAAGAAATATGAAACAATTCACTTCGCTGGGCAGATTACTGGAGTTGAAGGTTATACAGAGAGTGCGTCCATGGGACTCTACGCTGCTTGGCAAGTACTGAGAAAGCTAGAGGGAAAGGCTCCTGTTCAGTGGCCAGTTGATACTGGTGTCGGAGCACTCGTTAACTATATTATGACAGTTCCAAAGCCTAGTCCGTCTAATATTAACTTTGGGCTTCTACCGACGATCCCTCTGACTAAGGAAGAGAGAAAGAATAGAAAAGGTAGAAAGAAGCTCAAAAAAGCAAAGGCATCACAAAGGGCCCGCGAATCATTTGATCAATTCATGAGTGAGAATAACTAAATGCAAGGTGTTTTCTATATATTAATTGCCTGCCTTTTATGGGCCTTAGATACGTTGATTAGGTATCCAATGCTAGGTGAGGGAATTTCTGCGAGCCGTATTGTATTTACTGAGCACTTAATTCTTACGATTATTTTCATTCCACTATTTCTAAGGAAAATTAAATTATTCTGGAGTGCGCGCGTCGCCTACGTCTTTTACTTTTTAATTATTGGGGGTCTTGGATCGGCCATCGGAACTCTATCTTTTACTAGGGCCTTTTCTTTAATCAATCCTTCTCTAGTTATTCTCTTACAAAAATTCCAACCTATTATTGCCATCACCATGGCGGCGATTGTTTTAAAGGAAAAGATGAGAAAGGACTTCATCATTTGGGCCATTGTCTGCTTAATTGGTGGAGGTATGATTTCTTATCACGATATTGCCAGTGGGCTTAAAGATGTGAGCTTTGACAAAGGACTTCTCGATCAAAAGTTTCTTGTCGGCTATGGATTAACTTTTCTCGCCGTCTTTAGTTGGGGCTGTTCCACTGTGTTTGGAAAAAAGCTTTCAAGTTGTGGATTTAAAGAGCAGGAGATTATGGCGGGAAGGTTCGCTATGGGCCTTATTTGTCTCTTTCCGATCTTACTGACGGGTGAAATTGAAATGGATACTAATGTGATGACTTGGTCTAAGATCTTGGCCATGGTTGTCATTTCTGGACTGCTAGGAATGTATATCTACTATAAGGGTCTCAAGCTCGTTTCAGCGAGAGTTGGGGCCATTGCGGAGATGTTCTTTCCCTTTTGCGCGGTATTAGTTAATTAGCTCTTCCTCAATCAAGCACTGACTTTTTGGCAGATTTTAGGTGGCATATTATTACTTATCGGGTCAACTGTGATACAGTTACGACATTACTGAAATTATTGGAGAATATATAATGAGTACAAAGGTACAATTACCAACATCACTTAAGGGAAAAACAATTCTTGTTGCTGGAGCCGCAGGTTTTGTTCCATCAACTCTTTGTGAATTTTATTTAAACTTAGATGCAAAAGTTATTGGCCTAGACAATTTCATTACTGGAAGTCAGTCAAACGTGGATATCTTAAATAAGTATGAGAACTTCACTTTTCACGAATGTAATATTTATGAAAAACTACCTGACTTTAGTGGAGTAGAGATCGATTATATCTTCTCACTTGCTTCTCCAGCTTCTCCAATAGACTTTGGTTTAATTCCAATGGAAATTATGCGTGTAAATAGTGAGGGAACTTTGGCCCTTCTAGAATTGGCGCTAGAGAAGAAGGCCCGCTTCTTAGAAGCTTCTACAAGTGAAGTTTATGGTGATCCAGAAGTTCACCCTCAGACAGAGGACTATGTTGGTCATGTAAATACACTTGGTCCAAGAGCTTGTTATGATGAATCAAAGAGATTTGCAGAAGCAATGACAATGAGTTTTCATAAGAAATTTGGATTAGACACAAGAATTATTAGAATCTTCAATACATATGGTCCAAGAATGAGACCAAATGATGGAAGAGTTATTCCAAACTTTATTAATCAGGCCATGAACGGAGAAGATATTACTGTTTACGGTGACGGTAGCCAGACAAGATCATTCTGCTACGTTACTGACCTTGTGGATGCTATTCACAACGTTATGTTCTCTGATGATCCAACTCCATTTAATTGTGGAAACCCAGATGAGTACACTATTTTAGATGCTGCAAAGTTTATTATTAAGGCACTAGATAGTAAGTCTAAAATCGTTTTCAAAGATCTTCCAAAAGATGATCCAAAGAGAAGAAGACCTGACCTCACAAAGCTACAAAGTGTAAGTGACTACGCTCCTAAGATTAGCTTTGAAGAGGGAATTAAAAGAACAACAGAATACTTTAAAAGTCTGTAGGAGATATTTTGAAGATCGCTATTAGCTGTGACGATTTACTAGTTAGAGATCATTACACTGAGATTGTCGAAAGCCTAGGCCTTGTCTATGAAGACGCCGAGATTTATACTCTCGTCCACAAAGAGAAGGCCATGCTGGGGACAGTTGAGCTTCGAAAGATTCACTCAACTTATCTCTCTCATAAAATCAAAGATAGAGAGCACCTGGCGCGCAACTCATTCTTAGTTCCAAACGCTGCTGTAAACCTATTTATTCCATGTACTGTTGATGTCATTATCAATATCTCAAATGGTATGTCTCAGGGGATTAGAAAGTGTGAAAATACAAAGCTAATAACATACTTCTATGACCATTATTATTTAAATAGAAAGAAGAAAGTTCTTAGAGAAAAGCTCTTTAACTCTTATGTCGCGAAGTGGTCTAAGAAGGCCCTTTGCATGAGTGACGAGATTTGGGTTCCCAATGAAAGTGTTAAAGAATTCGTCGAGTCTTTTTATTCTGGAGTTGT
Proteins encoded in this window:
- the trmFO gene encoding methylenetetrahydrofolate--tRNA-(uracil(54)-C(5))-methyltransferase (FADH(2)-oxidizing) TrmFO, coding for MKFEGQKVLVIGAGLAGCDAAMFLASRGVKVVLVECKTLFLNPAQKMKTYAELVCTNSLKSMSPDTGHGLLKYEMNAMGSYILSKGMEYAVPAGDALAVNREEFSAAITKGLHEHENIEIFAEEAANPLELQKRFECAYTIVATGPLTTEKLEKWLTQDLTEEDFYFYDAIAPVVDADTLDYSKLYFKDRHKELSEEEGESADYLNAPMNKEQYEDFIAELVNAQKVPAQNFEDYKFFESCLPVDIMAERGVDTARFSCMKPIGLEKSDGTLPYACVQLRKENLLGSAFNLVGFQTRLTYKEQVRVFRKIPGFEEASFIHLGSVHRNSFLNSKKLLNFDLSSKKYETIHFAGQITGVEGYTESASMGLYAAWQVLRKLEGKAPVQWPVDTGVGALVNYIMTVPKPSPSNINFGLLPTIPLTKEERKNRKGRKKLKKAKASQRARESFDQFMSENN
- a CDS encoding NAD-dependent epimerase/dehydratase family protein, translating into MSTKVQLPTSLKGKTILVAGAAGFVPSTLCEFYLNLDAKVIGLDNFITGSQSNVDILNKYENFTFHECNIYEKLPDFSGVEIDYIFSLASPASPIDFGLIPMEIMRVNSEGTLALLELALEKKARFLEASTSEVYGDPEVHPQTEDYVGHVNTLGPRACYDESKRFAEAMTMSFHKKFGLDTRIIRIFNTYGPRMRPNDGRVIPNFINQAMNGEDITVYGDGSQTRSFCYVTDLVDAIHNVMFSDDPTPFNCGNPDEYTILDAAKFIIKALDSKSKIVFKDLPKDDPKRRRPDLTKLQSVSDYAPKISFEEGIKRTTEYFKSL
- a CDS encoding DMT family transporter, whose protein sequence is MQGVFYILIACLLWALDTLIRYPMLGEGISASRIVFTEHLILTIIFIPLFLRKIKLFWSARVAYVFYFLIIGGLGSAIGTLSFTRAFSLINPSLVILLQKFQPIIAITMAAIVLKEKMRKDFIIWAIVCLIGGGMISYHDIASGLKDVSFDKGLLDQKFLVGYGLTFLAVFSWGCSTVFGKKLSSCGFKEQEIMAGRFAMGLICLFPILLTGEIEMDTNVMTWSKILAMVVISGLLGMYIYYKGLKLVSARVGAIAEMFFPFCAVLVN
- the nadE gene encoding NAD(+) synthase codes for the protein MQINIQQTHHTIGDFDAIFTYIENLLRDNQGSGELFIFPELFLTGYPLQDLCLQRSFIERYNDFLEKLNALQDKLNPTLLLGGLDYEMDSEGLPLRIRNVIFEFGPKPLEPIYTKKLLPNYDIFDEQKYFSAGSESCIYQFRDKKFGLLICEDMWMSSMHSTDPVKELYELTENEDITLDGVINLSASPFYLGKDKTRLIRASEISTLFCCPFFYTNRVGGEDEILFDGSSFVVNGSSVTHRAKFYQPDILKIEMSKFSPVEKSLRALSDRVNSWESLFKANITKNEQGQYRIPELSDQDCEEILQSLRFGIQEYARKSGFKNFDVALSGGIDSALVLAVMKLSLEEDQNLEAIFMPGFFSATMSYDLSFEMCKKIGVKLTTFPIKFAHSSLRTQYQDVFKDPMEGLCDENIQSRLRGAILYARSNQRNSMVLNTSNKSELSVGYSTLYGDSVGAISPLGDLYKSEVFALSRYINKQYGEIIPVGIIDRPPSAELREDQEDSQSLPEYPVLDTILEGILSYRLSTKNLIEMGLDADEVSKVFKLYTRSEYKRKQFCPIIKIKAKSFGTGYRIPICKKN